A window of Longispora fulva contains these coding sequences:
- a CDS encoding branched-chain amino acid ABC transporter permease, producing MTNFLQQCFNGLVSGSFYGLLALGLAVIFGMLGVVNFAHGAFYMLGAFGAYVLLTEAGIDFWLALVCVPVLLAVFGGLVERFLVRWLTGLDPLYNFLLTFGITLVLQDLVKREYGVASQPYPRPAALSGTLDLGLFEYPTYQVFAFAVSVTLCLAVWLLLTRTRIGLIVRASTERPELTGALGINVRRWVTPVFAFGVGLAGLAGVLAAPMRAVNPLMGADMVIAVFAVVVIGGLGSIFGSVLAGYAVGLLQALGQLYVPGLAQILTFVLMAVVLLWRPSGLFGREEARA from the coding sequence ATGACGAACTTCCTGCAACAGTGCTTCAACGGGCTGGTCAGCGGCTCCTTCTACGGGCTGCTGGCCCTCGGCCTGGCCGTCATCTTCGGCATGCTCGGCGTGGTGAACTTCGCGCACGGCGCGTTCTACATGCTGGGCGCGTTCGGGGCGTACGTGCTGCTCACCGAGGCGGGGATCGACTTCTGGCTCGCGCTGGTCTGCGTACCCGTCCTGTTGGCGGTCTTCGGCGGTCTCGTCGAACGTTTCCTGGTCCGGTGGCTCACCGGGCTCGACCCGCTCTACAACTTCCTCCTTACCTTCGGCATCACCCTGGTGCTCCAGGACCTGGTCAAACGCGAGTACGGCGTGGCCTCGCAGCCCTACCCCCGGCCCGCCGCGCTGTCGGGCACCCTGGACCTGGGGCTGTTCGAGTACCCCACCTACCAGGTCTTCGCCTTCGCCGTGTCCGTCACGCTCTGCCTCGCGGTGTGGCTGCTGCTCACGAGGACGAGGATCGGGCTGATCGTCCGGGCGTCCACCGAGCGGCCCGAACTGACGGGCGCGCTCGGCATCAACGTGCGGCGCTGGGTCACCCCGGTGTTCGCCTTCGGGGTGGGCCTCGCAGGCCTCGCCGGGGTCCTGGCCGCGCCGATGCGGGCGGTCAACCCGCTGATGGGCGCCGACATGGTCATCGCCGTGTTCGCCGTCGTCGTCATCGGCGGCCTCGGCTCGATCTTCGGATCGGTGCTCGCCGGGTACGCCGTCGGCCTCCTCCAGGCCCTCGGCCAGCTCTACGTCCCCGGCCTCGCCCAGATCCTCACCTTCGTCCTGATGGCCGTCGTCCTGCTCTGGCGGCCGTCCGGGCTGTTCGGCCGAGAGGAGGCCCGGGCATGA
- a CDS encoding ABC transporter ATP-binding protein gives MLTVRDLTANYGQARVLRGVSLDVAAGEIVTLVGRNGAGKTTLLRCVMGLHREQTGEIALERPLTGLAPHQRARAGLGYVPDDRGIYAGLTVEENLLLPPTTKGGEPWSMARIYETFPVLWQRRRFPGTKLSGGEQQMLALARVLRTGARLLLCDEPTEGLSPLLVRQIGDILREVKAHGVTVLLIEQNLHFATTVADRHYLLAEGRVVENLDNSEVLAREHELLTYLGI, from the coding sequence ATGCTGACCGTACGTGACCTCACCGCGAACTACGGCCAGGCCCGGGTGCTGCGCGGGGTGTCCCTCGACGTCGCCGCCGGGGAGATCGTGACCCTGGTCGGCCGCAACGGGGCCGGCAAGACCACCCTGCTGCGCTGCGTGATGGGCCTGCACCGCGAACAGACCGGCGAGATCGCCCTGGAGCGGCCGCTGACCGGTCTTGCCCCGCACCAGCGGGCTCGCGCCGGCCTGGGCTACGTGCCCGACGACCGGGGCATCTACGCCGGCCTGACGGTCGAGGAGAACCTGCTCCTCCCGCCGACCACGAAGGGCGGCGAGCCCTGGTCGATGGCCCGGATCTACGAGACGTTCCCCGTGCTGTGGCAGCGCCGGCGGTTCCCGGGGACGAAGTTGTCGGGCGGCGAGCAGCAGATGCTGGCGCTGGCCCGGGTCCTGCGGACGGGGGCCCGCCTGCTGCTGTGCGACGAGCCCACCGAGGGCCTGTCACCGCTGCTGGTCCGCCAGATCGGCGACATCCTCCGCGAGGTCAAGGCGCACGGCGTGACCGTGCTGCTGATCGAACAGAACCTGCACTTCGCGACGACGGTCGCCGACCGGCACTACCTGCTGGCCGAGGGCCGGGTCGTGGAGAACCTCGACAACTCCGAGGTGCTGGCCCGCGAACACGAACTTCTCACCTACCTAGGGATCTGA
- a CDS encoding ABC transporter substrate-binding protein, whose protein sequence is MRKTAVLLTGALLLAGCNGGPPTASGKLSGDKLVLGVLNDQSGIYADLSGKNSVEAVRMAVEDFKAKYGSKAVTKNIDVVTADHQNKSDVAGSKAQELYDRNEADVILDVPQSASALAVAKVAKDKKKLYFNITAATTELTGKQCNKYTFHYAYDTYMLANGTGTAVTQQGAKNWYVVYPDYAFGQDMQKSFTAAVEKAGGKVGVKDPTPFPNDNFSTFLLKAQNMNPKPDVLGTMQAGGDLVNLVKQYNEFGLRDKGIKLSVGLMFLTDIHSLGPDAFAGTTFTDAWYWNFDAKNREFADRFMKRTNTRPTFAHAANYSAALQYLEAVQRAGTDASDDVVKTLEGHAFEDVFARGGKIRAEDHRVIHDAYLAEVKPKSAVTEAWDYEKILRTIPAAEAFRPVGESGCTFS, encoded by the coding sequence ATGCGGAAGACTGCGGTACTCCTCACCGGGGCGCTCCTGTTGGCCGGCTGCAACGGCGGACCGCCCACGGCCAGCGGGAAGCTCAGCGGCGACAAGCTCGTGCTGGGCGTGCTCAACGACCAGTCGGGCATCTACGCCGACCTGTCCGGCAAGAACTCCGTGGAGGCCGTCCGGATGGCCGTGGAGGACTTCAAGGCGAAATATGGGAGTAAGGCGGTCACGAAGAACATCGACGTGGTGACCGCCGACCACCAGAACAAGTCCGATGTGGCGGGCTCGAAGGCGCAGGAACTCTACGACCGCAACGAGGCCGACGTGATCCTCGACGTGCCGCAGTCGGCGTCGGCGCTGGCCGTGGCGAAGGTGGCCAAGGACAAGAAGAAGCTGTACTTCAACATCACGGCGGCGACCACCGAGTTGACCGGCAAGCAGTGCAACAAGTACACGTTCCACTACGCCTACGACACGTACATGCTGGCCAACGGGACCGGCACCGCCGTCACCCAGCAGGGCGCGAAGAACTGGTATGTCGTCTACCCCGACTACGCGTTCGGGCAGGACATGCAGAAGAGCTTCACGGCGGCCGTGGAGAAGGCCGGCGGGAAGGTGGGGGTGAAGGACCCGACGCCGTTCCCGAACGACAACTTCTCCACGTTCCTGCTCAAGGCGCAGAACATGAACCCGAAACCCGATGTCCTGGGTACGATGCAGGCCGGCGGGGACCTGGTCAACCTGGTCAAGCAGTACAACGAGTTCGGGCTGCGCGACAAGGGCATCAAGCTGTCGGTGGGCCTGATGTTCCTGACCGACATCCACTCCCTCGGCCCGGACGCGTTCGCCGGCACCACCTTCACCGACGCGTGGTACTGGAACTTCGACGCCAAGAACCGCGAGTTCGCCGACCGGTTCATGAAGCGCACCAACACCCGGCCCACCTTCGCGCACGCCGCGAACTACTCGGCGGCACTCCAGTACCTGGAGGCCGTGCAGCGGGCCGGCACCGACGCCTCCGACGACGTGGTCAAGACGCTCGAGGGGCACGCCTTCGAGGACGTGTTCGCCCGGGGCGGCAAGATCCGGGCCGAGGACCACCGGGTGATCCACGACGCGTACCTCGCCGAGGTCAAGCCGAAGAGCGCCGTCACCGAGGCCTGGGACTACGAGAAGATCCTGCGCACCATCCCGGCCGCCGAGGCGTTCCGGCCGGTGGGCGAGAGCGGTTGCACCTTCTCATGA
- a CDS encoding 3-hydroxybutyrate dehydrogenase has protein sequence MPSDPAVGGVDLTGRTALVTGGASGIGRAVAERLAAAGATVVIADRDGPAAEEAASAVGGRAWVVDLTDLDAVDDGLGRVDVIVNNAGLQHVAPLEDFPPERFSMIMRLMVESPFRLVRRALPHMYAQGWGRVVNISSVHGLRASPFKSGYVAAKHALEGLSKVIALEGAPHGVTSNCVNPAYVRTPLVTSQIAGQALAHGLPENEVVERIMLAPSAIKRLIEPDEVAELVAYLCGPPASFITGASITMDGGWTAH, from the coding sequence GTGCCGAGTGACCCGGCCGTCGGCGGGGTCGACCTGACCGGGCGGACCGCGCTGGTCACCGGCGGGGCCAGCGGCATCGGCCGGGCCGTCGCGGAGCGGCTCGCCGCCGCCGGGGCCACCGTCGTGATCGCCGACCGCGACGGCCCGGCCGCCGAGGAGGCCGCCTCGGCGGTCGGCGGCCGGGCCTGGGTCGTCGACCTGACCGACCTCGACGCCGTCGACGACGGGCTCGGCCGGGTCGACGTGATCGTCAACAACGCCGGCCTGCAACATGTCGCGCCCCTGGAGGACTTCCCCCCGGAGCGATTCTCGATGATCATGCGTCTCATGGTGGAGTCCCCGTTCCGGCTCGTACGGCGCGCGCTGCCGCACATGTACGCCCAGGGCTGGGGCCGGGTCGTCAACATCTCCTCCGTGCACGGGCTGCGCGCCTCGCCGTTCAAGTCCGGCTATGTCGCGGCGAAGCACGCCCTCGAGGGACTGTCGAAGGTGATCGCGCTCGAAGGGGCACCGCACGGGGTCACCTCCAACTGCGTCAACCCCGCGTACGTGCGCACCCCGCTCGTGACCAGCCAGATCGCCGGCCAGGCCCTCGCGCACGGGCTGCCGGAGAACGAGGTGGTCGAACGGATCATGCTCGCGCCGTCGGCCATCAAACGGCTCATCGAACCCGACGAGGTGGCCGAACTCGTCGCGTACCTGTGCGGGCCGCCGGCCTCGTTCATCACCGGGGCCTCGATCACCATGGACGGCGGATGGACAGCCCACTGA
- a CDS encoding citrate synthase has product MDQLTTDQAAARLGVKPETVYAYVSRGLLHSTRAKDGRGSLFDPAEVEQLAARGARNRPVKETGPVIRTGLTLIRDGRLCYRGRDAADLAVSESFESVASLLWSGTLDPTARFSAPAGLVDLARAATSPLSSGTRLTDRLRVIVAVAASADPERFNIQPDAVAGTGAALLATMVDALPLLGAPPTRADAHVDVDGGGDRSGNGIGRGTGTGQRHRPAFGDLAARLWPRLTSHAPTPDTVRALNAALVLLADHDLAASTFAARVAASARAHPYAVVAAGLSAFDGPLHGAAASQAHRLLAEAIATGDPLMVYSERLRVEGRVEGFFHGAHPLYPDGDVRALVLLGLLDDVPTRPEVRAAVDGLLAAAGGRSRGLPNIEFALAVLAHVCGMTPGAGEAVFALARTAGWIAHALEEYEEPGLRFRYQGTYTGPEPV; this is encoded by the coding sequence GTGGATCAGCTCACGACCGACCAGGCCGCCGCGCGGCTCGGCGTAAAACCCGAGACGGTGTACGCGTACGTCAGCCGCGGCCTCCTGCACAGCACCCGGGCGAAGGACGGCCGGGGCAGCCTGTTCGACCCCGCCGAGGTGGAACAACTCGCCGCGCGGGGTGCCCGCAACCGGCCGGTGAAGGAGACCGGCCCGGTGATCCGGACGGGCCTGACGCTGATCCGCGACGGGCGGCTGTGCTACCGGGGGCGCGACGCGGCGGACCTCGCCGTCAGCGAGAGCTTCGAGTCCGTGGCGTCGCTGCTGTGGTCGGGAACACTCGACCCGACCGCCCGGTTCTCGGCCCCGGCGGGCCTCGTCGACCTCGCGCGGGCCGCCACGTCGCCGCTGTCCTCGGGGACGCGGCTGACCGACCGGTTGCGGGTGATCGTGGCTGTGGCGGCCTCGGCCGATCCGGAGCGGTTCAACATCCAGCCGGACGCTGTCGCCGGCACCGGGGCCGCACTGCTGGCCACGATGGTCGACGCGCTTCCCCTGCTCGGCGCGCCACCGACCCGAGCCGACGCCCATGTCGATGTCGACGGCGGCGGCGACCGCAGCGGCAACGGAATCGGCCGCGGGACTGGCACTGGCCAGCGACACCGACCCGCGTTCGGTGACCTGGCGGCCCGGCTGTGGCCCCGACTCACCTCCCACGCCCCCACCCCGGACACCGTGCGCGCCCTGAACGCCGCCCTGGTCCTCCTCGCCGACCACGACCTGGCGGCGTCGACGTTCGCGGCCCGGGTCGCCGCGTCCGCGCGGGCCCACCCGTACGCCGTCGTCGCCGCGGGGTTGAGCGCCTTCGACGGCCCCCTGCACGGCGCCGCAGCCTCCCAGGCCCACCGGCTGCTCGCGGAGGCGATCGCGACCGGAGACCCCCTCATGGTGTACTCCGAGCGCCTGCGCGTCGAAGGCCGCGTCGAGGGCTTCTTCCACGGCGCGCATCCGCTCTACCCCGACGGCGACGTCCGGGCCCTGGTCCTCCTCGGGCTGCTCGACGACGTGCCCACCCGGCCGGAGGTCCGCGCCGCCGTGGACGGGCTGCTCGCCGCGGCCGGCGGCCGTTCGCGCGGGTTGCCGAACATCGAGTTCGCGTTGGCGGTGCTCGCGCACGTGTGCGGGATGACGCCGGGGGCCGGGGAGGCGGTGTTCGCCCTCGCCCGGACGGCCGGCTGGATCGCGCACGCCCTGGAGGAGTACGAGGAGCCGGGCCTGCGGTTCCGCTACCAGGGCACGTACACCGGCCCGGAGCCCGTCTGA
- a CDS encoding citrate synthase/methylcitrate synthase, which translates to MAHTFDVPRGLAGVIVTDTTIGDVRGREGFYHYRQYSAIDLARTRTLEDVWQLLLDGALPDRAGRTAFAAEIAPLRRIPDQLRPLLGPIARVSSPLEGLRTALSLAGSLHGTRPLMDISPEARRADALFACALTPTLLTALHRVRHGQLPIEPRDDLSYAANYLYMLTGTVPEEAHARAIESYLISTIDHGFNASTFTARVIASTGADLVACLVGAIGSLSGPLHGGAPSRALDTLDAIGTPDRIDPWIRERVLAGERIMGFGHPVYRTDDPRSLMLRDIAQGIGGGLVDFAVQVESRVLELLAELKPGRELFTNVEFYAGVVMELCGLPREMFTPTFASSRVIGWCANILEQAGDTKIIRPAARYVGAEPPVAVPVL; encoded by the coding sequence ATGGCACACACATTTGACGTCCCGCGGGGGCTGGCCGGCGTGATCGTGACCGACACGACGATCGGCGACGTCCGCGGCCGGGAGGGCTTCTACCACTACCGGCAGTACTCGGCGATCGACCTCGCCCGCACCCGTACCCTCGAGGACGTCTGGCAGCTCCTCCTCGACGGCGCCCTGCCCGACCGGGCCGGCCGCACGGCCTTCGCCGCCGAGATCGCGCCACTGCGCCGGATCCCCGACCAGCTCCGCCCGCTCCTCGGCCCGATCGCCCGGGTGTCGAGCCCCCTGGAGGGCCTGCGGACCGCCCTGTCGCTCGCTGGATCACTGCACGGCACCCGCCCCCTGATGGACATCAGCCCCGAGGCCCGCCGTGCCGACGCCCTGTTCGCCTGCGCGCTGACCCCGACGCTGCTCACCGCACTGCACCGGGTCCGCCACGGACAGTTGCCGATCGAGCCCCGCGATGACCTGTCCTACGCGGCGAACTACCTCTACATGCTCACCGGAACCGTGCCCGAGGAGGCACATGCCCGGGCGATCGAGTCCTACCTGATCTCCACCATCGACCACGGCTTCAACGCCTCCACCTTCACCGCCCGGGTGATCGCCTCCACCGGCGCGGACCTCGTCGCCTGCCTCGTCGGCGCCATCGGCTCCCTGTCCGGCCCGCTGCACGGCGGCGCGCCCAGCCGGGCACTGGACACCCTCGACGCGATCGGCACCCCGGACCGGATCGACCCCTGGATCCGTGAACGCGTCCTGGCCGGCGAACGGATCATGGGCTTCGGTCATCCGGTGTACCGCACCGACGACCCCCGGTCCCTCATGCTCCGCGACATCGCCCAGGGGATCGGCGGAGGGCTCGTGGACTTCGCCGTCCAGGTCGAGAGCCGGGTACTGGAACTCCTCGCCGAACTCAAACCCGGCCGCGAGCTGTTCACCAATGTGGAGTTCTACGCCGGCGTGGTGATGGAACTGTGCGGGCTGCCCCGGGAGATGTTCACGCCGACGTTCGCGTCGAGCAGGGTGATCGGGTGGTGCGCGAACATCCTGGAGCAGGCGGGGGACACGAAGATCATTCGGCCGGCGGCGCGGTACGTCGGGGCCGAGCCACCGGTCGCGGTACCCGTGCTGTGA
- a CDS encoding branched-chain amino acid ABC transporter permease yields MILSVLARRPVLLLLGLVVALALPWFVYPPIAMDIATWALLAVAVDLLLGYTGLLSFGHAAFWGSAAYATGLLGLHTGLPFPVAVLGGAVFAAALAVPIGYLSVKRTGIYFAMVTLAFAQMVYFVANQWRDVTEGENGLQGIPRPLFGVDLSEPFYFYYAGLPIVLLGLLAAWRVVRSPFGRVLVAIRDNPARARALGYPVDRYKLVVFMISAALAGLAGGLSAVSHGSASLQGVHWTTSGQAVMMVVLGGIGTLWGGVLGAGLVVQLEDYLSTAQFNGPGIVTGSVFVLVVLLFRKGLWGTVAGWRRARAE; encoded by the coding sequence ATGATCCTCTCCGTCCTCGCGCGCCGCCCGGTGCTCCTGCTCCTCGGGCTCGTGGTGGCACTCGCATTGCCCTGGTTCGTCTACCCGCCGATCGCGATGGACATCGCCACCTGGGCACTGCTCGCCGTCGCCGTGGACCTGCTTCTCGGCTACACCGGGCTGCTGTCCTTCGGGCACGCGGCGTTCTGGGGCTCGGCCGCCTACGCCACCGGGCTGCTCGGCCTGCACACCGGGCTGCCTTTCCCGGTCGCCGTCCTCGGCGGTGCCGTGTTCGCTGCGGCCCTGGCCGTCCCGATCGGCTACCTGTCGGTGAAGCGCACCGGGATCTACTTCGCCATGGTCACCCTCGCGTTCGCCCAGATGGTGTACTTCGTCGCCAACCAGTGGCGGGACGTCACCGAGGGCGAGAACGGCCTCCAGGGCATCCCGCGCCCGCTGTTCGGCGTCGACCTGTCCGAACCGTTCTACTTCTACTACGCGGGGCTGCCGATCGTCCTCCTCGGGCTCCTCGCGGCCTGGCGGGTGGTCCGGTCTCCGTTCGGCCGGGTACTCGTCGCCATCCGCGACAACCCGGCCCGGGCCAGGGCGCTGGGCTACCCGGTGGACCGGTACAAACTCGTGGTCTTCATGATCTCCGCGGCCCTCGCGGGGCTGGCCGGCGGGCTGTCGGCCGTCAGCCACGGGTCGGCGTCGTTGCAGGGCGTGCACTGGACCACCTCCGGGCAGGCGGTGATGATGGTCGTCCTGGGCGGGATCGGCACCCTGTGGGGCGGCGTCCTCGGCGCCGGGCTCGTCGTGCAGTTGGAGGACTACCTGTCCACGGCCCAGTTCAACGGGCCGGGCATCGTCACCGGATCCGTGTTCGTGCTGGTCGTGCTGCTGTTCCGCAAGGGGCTGTGGGGCACGGTCGCCGGGTGGAGGAGGGCCCGTGCCGAGTGA
- a CDS encoding helix-turn-helix domain-containing protein, with protein MDSPLTHFLDLLAREAPAVEFERPGLDARLAGAPVSELAALDRDKAVALRVRALLERRRAREAELSALFDTVADLATLRDTDAVLEAIVRRARKLLGTDVAYLTLTDPERGDTYMRVTDGSVSARFQRLRLSMGAGLGGLVAQLAAPYETANYPQDQRFRHTGEIDAGVAEEGIVAILGVPLKLGPQVIGVLYAANRTARPFAREEVTLLSSLAAHAAVAIDNARLLAETRAALRELSAANTAVRQHSDAVERAAEAHDRLADLILRGGDVEELARTVAGILHGPLAVLDADGRPLVAIGDFHPVPAPGPSSGGTGPGLRRGPGSAARGESGSPPRPVADPGSGWETAPGPADVRDGPGAPGTEGLRDAVRGGGLVDAAPGGQAGLLDGLGDVVARSRSLGRAVRDGDLWVSAVGTGTEGLCALVLRSAADLTEADQRIFERAAVVTALLLLSRRNAADAESRVRGELLDELISRPDPANARDRARRLGLDLDRPHVVLVLAGTDDARQRAASWAAAEAAAHGGLSGHRDGREVLLLPGNDPGTAARRAAHDLGAVLRTPVTAGAAGPVTGPAAVRGGYAEAHRCASALLLLGRAGEGAGPADLGFVGLLLGAGRDVGSFVADTLGPVLDYDARRATLLVATLSAYFASGGSPARSAGVLHVHVNTVNQRLDRIGQLLGADWQRPDRVLQIQLALQLHELRESLE; from the coding sequence ATGGACAGCCCACTGACGCACTTCCTCGACCTGCTGGCCCGCGAGGCCCCGGCCGTCGAGTTCGAACGCCCCGGACTCGACGCCCGGCTCGCCGGCGCGCCGGTCTCCGAACTCGCGGCCCTCGACCGGGACAAGGCCGTGGCGCTGCGGGTCCGGGCGCTGCTGGAACGCCGCCGGGCACGGGAGGCCGAACTGTCCGCGCTGTTCGACACCGTCGCGGACCTTGCCACCCTCCGCGACACCGACGCGGTGCTGGAGGCCATCGTGCGGCGGGCCCGCAAACTCCTCGGCACGGACGTGGCGTACCTGACCCTGACCGACCCGGAGCGCGGCGACACGTACATGCGGGTCACCGACGGGTCGGTGTCCGCGCGGTTCCAACGGCTCCGGCTGTCCATGGGCGCGGGGCTCGGCGGCCTCGTCGCCCAGCTCGCCGCGCCCTACGAGACCGCCAACTACCCGCAGGACCAGCGGTTCCGGCACACCGGGGAGATCGACGCCGGGGTCGCGGAGGAGGGGATCGTGGCCATCCTCGGCGTACCCCTCAAACTCGGCCCCCAGGTGATCGGCGTCCTCTACGCCGCCAACCGCACCGCCCGGCCCTTCGCCCGAGAGGAGGTCACCCTGCTCAGTTCCCTCGCCGCGCACGCCGCCGTCGCGATCGACAACGCCCGGCTGCTCGCCGAGACCCGCGCGGCCCTGCGGGAACTCAGCGCGGCGAACACGGCCGTCCGCCAGCACAGCGACGCCGTGGAACGCGCCGCCGAGGCCCACGACCGGCTCGCGGACCTGATCCTGCGCGGCGGCGACGTGGAGGAACTGGCCCGCACCGTCGCCGGGATCCTGCACGGGCCCCTGGCGGTCCTCGACGCCGACGGCCGGCCCCTCGTCGCGATCGGAGACTTCCATCCGGTCCCCGCGCCGGGACCGTCGAGCGGCGGGACCGGTCCGGGCCTCCGGCGAGGGCCGGGGAGCGCGGCCCGTGGTGAGAGTGGTTCTCCGCCGCGTCCGGTGGCGGATCCCGGCAGCGGGTGGGAGACCGCGCCCGGACCTGCCGACGTCCGCGACGGCCCAGGTGCTCCCGGCACGGAGGGCCTCCGCGACGCGGTGCGTGGCGGTGGCCTGGTGGACGCCGCTCCGGGTGGTCAGGCCGGGCTCCTTGACGGGCTCGGCGACGTGGTCGCCCGGTCCCGGTCGCTGGGCCGGGCCGTCCGCGACGGCGACCTGTGGGTGTCCGCCGTCGGCACCGGCACCGAGGGGCTGTGCGCCCTCGTCCTGCGCTCCGCCGCCGACCTGACGGAGGCCGACCAGCGGATATTCGAACGCGCGGCCGTCGTCACCGCGCTGCTGCTGCTGTCGCGGCGCAACGCCGCCGACGCCGAGAGCAGGGTCCGCGGCGAACTCCTCGACGAGCTGATCAGCCGGCCGGACCCCGCCAACGCCCGCGACCGGGCCCGCCGCCTCGGCCTGGACCTCGACCGGCCGCACGTCGTCCTCGTCCTCGCCGGCACCGACGACGCCCGGCAGCGCGCCGCGTCCTGGGCCGCCGCCGAGGCCGCGGCGCACGGCGGGCTGTCAGGCCACCGGGACGGCAGGGAGGTGCTCCTGCTGCCCGGAAACGACCCGGGAACCGCGGCCCGCCGCGCGGCCCACGACCTCGGGGCCGTCCTGCGCACCCCGGTCACGGCGGGCGCCGCCGGTCCGGTGACCGGCCCGGCGGCGGTCCGCGGCGGGTACGCCGAGGCCCACCGGTGCGCCTCGGCCCTCCTGCTCCTCGGCCGGGCCGGTGAGGGCGCGGGACCGGCGGACCTCGGGTTCGTGGGCCTGCTCCTCGGCGCCGGGCGCGACGTGGGGTCCTTCGTGGCCGACACCCTCGGGCCGGTGCTCGACTACGACGCCCGGCGGGCGACGCTGCTGGTCGCGACCCTGTCGGCGTACTTCGCGTCCGGGGGGAGCCCCGCGCGCTCCGCAGGGGTGCTGCACGTGCACGTCAACACGGTCAACCAGCGGCTCGACCGGATCGGGCAACTGCTGGGCGCGGACTGGCAGCGGCCGGACCGGGTCCTGCAGATCCAGCTCGCACTGCAACTGCACGAACTGCGGGAGAGCCTCGAGTAG
- the add gene encoding adenosine deaminase: MRDLRALPKAHLHVHLESTVRWDTLAEIGAANGVTVPPGRAFTGFADFFDQNDLVRACLRRPADFHRIAVEFCEDEAAGGVRYAEVSFTAAGHGDRLGDPTMPLRAVLDGLAEGRDRFGVECRVLIDHSRRRSVDRAWRSLDLAERFDGVVAIGLAGDEAYPGDPFVEVFAAARDRGVHVVHHAGEACGPASIRQAIGAGRTERVGHGITILDDPDLVAEVRERRLALEVCPSSNVALGFASSLAEHPLPRLRDAGLLVTINTDIPSLIGTPLAVEYSRVRDAFGYDDAVMAELARNGVEASFAPEEVRRRVLAGIDAWLG, translated from the coding sequence GTGAGGGATCTGCGCGCGCTGCCGAAGGCCCACCTGCACGTCCACCTGGAGAGCACCGTCCGGTGGGACACGCTCGCCGAGATCGGCGCCGCCAACGGGGTGACCGTCCCGCCCGGCCGCGCGTTCACCGGCTTCGCGGACTTCTTCGACCAGAACGACCTGGTCAGGGCCTGCCTGCGCCGCCCGGCGGACTTCCACCGGATCGCCGTGGAATTCTGCGAGGACGAGGCCGCCGGTGGCGTGCGCTACGCGGAGGTGTCCTTCACCGCCGCCGGCCACGGCGACCGGCTCGGCGACCCGACCATGCCGCTGCGGGCCGTCCTCGACGGGCTGGCCGAGGGCCGCGACCGGTTCGGCGTCGAGTGCCGGGTCCTGATCGACCACTCCCGCCGCCGCTCCGTGGACCGCGCCTGGCGCAGCCTGGACCTCGCCGAACGCTTCGACGGCGTGGTCGCGATCGGCCTCGCCGGCGACGAGGCGTACCCGGGGGACCCGTTCGTCGAGGTGTTCGCCGCGGCCCGCGACCGGGGCGTGCACGTCGTGCACCACGCCGGGGAGGCCTGCGGGCCGGCCAGCATCCGGCAGGCGATCGGCGCGGGCCGCACCGAGCGCGTCGGGCACGGCATCACCATCCTCGACGACCCCGACCTGGTCGCGGAGGTCCGCGAACGCCGGCTGGCGCTGGAGGTGTGCCCGTCGTCCAACGTGGCGCTGGGCTTCGCGTCCTCGCTCGCCGAGCACCCGCTGCCCCGGCTGCGCGACGCGGGTCTGCTCGTCACGATCAACACCGACATACCCTCCTTGATCGGTACGCCGCTGGCGGTGGAGTACTCCCGGGTCCGCGACGCGTTCGGGTACGACGACGCGGTGATGGCCGAGCTGGCGCGCAACGGCGTCGAGGCGTCGTTCGCTCCGGAGGAGGTGCGGCGGAGGGTGCTGGCGGGCATCGACGCCTGGCTGGGCTGA